Proteins encoded together in one Telopea speciosissima isolate NSW1024214 ecotype Mountain lineage chromosome 4, Tspe_v1, whole genome shotgun sequence window:
- the LOC122659315 gene encoding uncharacterized protein LOC122659315, which yields MGKSLELIDVMRRRRINVACIQETRWKDHKAKALDDFKLWYLGGERGRGGVGIVVDKDLKNEVVDVKRIGDRILSIKLVVVNEVINIVSVYASQAGLDDSVKLQFWEHMDGLVQEFGQGEKIIIGGDLNGHVGRERRGYEEVHGGYRVGERNEEGTSVLDFAIAYDMCIANTFFKKRDEHLITYKSGQHASQIDFFLIRRSDRLLCKDCKVIPGECLTQHRLVVLDMYLGTRHRKKAKQVCPKIRWGRLQGALLESFTEKMALQGRWDFEGDINEMWINMTTCIKKVAKEVLGISKGYSS from the exons ATGGGTAAGAGTTTAGAGCTGATAGATGTTATGCGTAGAAGAAGGATTAATGTTGCATGTATTCAAGAAACAAGATGGAAGGATCACAAAGCCAAGGCATTAGATGACTTTAAATTATGGTACTTGGGAGGCGAAAGAGGGAGaggtggagtgggcatagttgTGGACAAAGACCTTAAGAATGAAgtagtggatgttaaaagaaTTGGCGATAGGATCCTATCTATCAAGCTGGTGGTAGTCAACGAGGTCATCAACATAGTTAGCGTGTATGCGTCGCAAGCAGGACTAGATGACAGTgttaaattacaattttgggaacacatggatggtttAGTGCAAGAGTTTGGTCAGGGTGAGaaaattattattggaggtgacctTAATGGACATGTGGGCAGAGAACGTAGAGGGTATGAAGAAGTTCATGGAGGGTATCgagttggagagaggaatgaagaggggaCATCAGTGCTTGACTTTGCGATAGCATATGATATGTGCATTGCAAAtaccttttttaaaaagagagatgaaCATTTAATTACCTACAAGAGTGGGCAGCATgcaagccaaatagatttcttcctaatcAGAAGGTCTGACAGATTAttatgtaaggattgtaaggtcATACCGGGAGAGTGCTTaacccaacatagactggtggtcttggatatgtaCCTTGGTACGAGACACCGTAAGAAGGCGAAACAAGTTTGTCCTAAAATAAGATGGGGCCGGTTACAAGGAGCTCTCCTAGAATCATTTACCGAGAAAATGGCCTTGCAAGggaggtgggattttgaaggaGATATAAACGAGATGTGGATTAATATGACGACATGTATCAAGAAGGTTGCTAAGGAAGTACTTGGGATTTCTAAAG GATATTCATCATGA
- the LOC122659316 gene encoding serine/threonine-protein kinase ZRK1-like: MELKLFVALLVNFVLFVSSGALEVGRKAEEVKKHESPIPSFHDQRFLYHTHKVSVCASVFDQYAAVLESFEGQGKRYWLGESIREVVIASQLNHSNVLKLLGCCFKFPILVYEFAYNRVLFDQIHGKEDDSSTRTYTLLSWETRLKITTEIANAVTCVQMATSEVIVHRDVRPSNVFLDHKWVSKLSDFTSSISIPSSETHVEVDGVRGTPGFIDPESICLNHLIKKRGMINQQQLQASMELARRCTREKAEERPAMIKVAKELK; encoded by the exons ATGGAGTTGAAACTTTTTGTAGCTTTGCTTGTCAATTTTGTATTATTCGTGTCTTCGGGAGCTCTAGAAGTTGGAAGAAAAGCAGAAGAGGTGAAAAAACATGAATCTCCAATCCCTTCATTCCATGATCAAAGGTTCCTCTACCATACCCATAAG GTTAGTGTCTGTGCTTCAGTTTTTGATCAATATGCTGCCGTGCTTGAGA GTTTTGAAGGTCAAGGAAAGAGGTATTGGTTGGGAGAGAGTATAAGAGAAGTGGTGATAGCATCACAATTGAACCATAGCAATGTCTTGAAGCTCTTGGGCTGCTGCTTTAAGT TTCCTATCCTTGTTTATGAATTTGCATATAATAGAGTTCTCTTTGATCAGATTCATGGTAAGGAAGATGACTCTTCAACAAGAACGTATACACTATTATCATGGGAGACAAGGTTGAAGATTACAACTGAGATTGCTAATGCAGTAACTTGTGTTCAAATGGCTACTTCTGAGGTCATTGTACATCGCGACGTAAGACCCAGTAATGTTTTCTTGGACCATAAATGGGTTTCCAAGTTATCAGATTTCACATCTTCAATATCAATTCCATCAAGTGAAACACATGTGGAAGTTGATGGTGTAAGAGGGACTCCTGGATTTATCGATCCCGAGAGCATTTGCTTGAATCATTTAATAAAGAaga GAGGGATGATCAATCAACAGCAGTTGCAAGCTTCCATGGAACTTGCCCGGAGATGCACAAGAGAAAAAGCAGAGGAGAGGCCTGCAATGATTAAGGTGGCAAAAGAACTAAAATAG